Part of the Lucilia cuprina isolate Lc7/37 chromosome 5, ASM2204524v1, whole genome shotgun sequence genome is shown below.
CAAAATCAAACgatatattattttatctttttcattttctttctttCCAGATCCTCTTACttttatatgagaaaaatattgaattcaCACCTTATGTTGTGGATTTATTAAATGGCGAGCAATACTCAAattggtttttaaatttaaatcctaAAGCCGATGTACCCGTTCTACAAGATGGTTCTTTCGTAGTACCCGATTCATtgcatattattaattatatagaaaataaatttcgaGGAGGTAATattgtgttaataaaaaaaactaaattaattattaattatatattaatttaattatttacaggCGATTACAAATCATTGAAACCGAAAAATAACAATTCCCTTGAGAATGAGAAAATGCAATTGTTTGAACAAATCTTGGGTCATTTACCGGTAGGGGCCTTAAGTTTAGGCTCTTTTATACATGATGATTTGAAACTAGTACCAAAACCACCATTCATTGGACCTATAAGAAAAACTTGCTTGAGTAAGTTTATtagagatttatttttttaatcttattgtttaaattgtcAATTGTTATTTACAGAGAATAATGAAAAAGTCTATGGCCTTTTAAAGGAATCCATTGATAAAGTGGAAGATCATAAAGCTGCCTTATTGCGTAAATTAGATTTGCAAGAGCGTCGTAAACGTATCGTTTATTCACGTCTAGAATATCAAAAAATCTTGGATGCCATACATAATGTTTTACGTTTCGTTGAAGACGATATGGTAGCTCATCCTGCCAGGGAATGGTTAGTCTCTAATGATTTTTGTATGGCTGATGTTTGCTTTGGCTTGTTGCTATTACGTTTATACCAATTGGGTTTTGAGAACTACTATTGGTCTTATGGAAAACTGCCACGTGTAGAGAGTtattttttacgttttaaaAAACGTCCATCCTATGAAAAATTAATGCCAACTAATTTTGAAATACTCAAAGATATGTGGCAAATGACACCATCCAATTATATAATCGGAGCCGGTGCTGGTGTTTTGGGTATGGCAGTATTTGCCGCCTTTgctcataaataaataaaaaaacattttaaattttgcaataaataaaaaaaacac
Proteins encoded:
- the LOC111685353 gene encoding ganglioside-induced differentiation-associated protein 1 isoform X2, with product MSENIPHLNHVPPPASLLKDFNAPSFKEDELVLYFHPYNFHSQKILLLLYEKNIEFTPYVVDLLNGEQYSNWFLNLNPKADVPVLQDGSFVVPDSLHIINYIENKFRGGDYKSLKPKNNNSLENEKMQLFEQILGHLPVGALSLGSFIHDDLKLVPKPPFIGPIRKTCLKNNEKVYGLLKESIDKVEDHKAALLRKLDLQERRKRIVYSRLEYQKILDAIHNVLRFVEDDMVAHPAREWLVSNDFCMADVCFGLLLLRLYQLGFENYYWSYGKLPRVESYFLRFKKRPSYEKLMPTNFEILKDMWQMTPSNYIIGAGAGVLGMAVFAAFAHK